Proteins found in one Zea mays cultivar B73 chromosome 1, Zm-B73-REFERENCE-NAM-5.0, whole genome shotgun sequence genomic segment:
- the LOC100191430 gene encoding Fasciclin-like arabinogalactan protein 16 precursor → MGAPVHGALALFLLLLVGAGAAPEETAPQEPTLPATGSGATGAAAVGVNSNSVLVALLDSHYTELAELVEKALLLQTLEDAVGKHNVTIFAPRNEALERDLDPEFKRFLLEPRNLRSLQALLLYHVLPSRLPSDSWPAASHPTLSGEEVELGAGMRVGHAAVTRPDAVLRPDGVIHGIERLLVPRSVQEDFNRRRSLAAISAVLPTGAPEVDPRTHRLKKPAPPVAPGAPPVLPVWDAMAPGPSIAPAPAPGPGSGKHHFDGHSQVKDFIQTLLLYGGYNELADILVNLTSLATEMGRLVSEGYVLTVLAPNDEAMARLTTDQLSEPGSPENILYYHMIPEYQTEESMYNAVRRFGKVRYDTLRLPHKVVAREADGSVKFGQGEGSAYLFDPDIYTDGRISVQGIDAVLFAPDDTKATQTADPNRKPPAIVTHKKKIKLRRGKLLEATCQMAGLFGQRSRFASCQ, encoded by the exons ATGGGCGCGCCGGTGCACGGCGCCCTCGCCTTGTTCCTCCTGCTCCTggtgggggcaggggcggcgcccGAGGAGACGGCGCCGCAGGAACCCACATTGCCAGCCACCGGCTCCGGCGCTACCGGCGCAGCGGCGGTCGGAGTCAACTCCAACTCCGTGCTGGTGGCGCTGCTGGATTCGCACTACACGGAGCTGGCGGAACTGGTGGAGAAGGCGCTGCTCCTGCAGACGCTGGAGGACGCCGTCGGGAAGCACAACGTCACCATCTTCGCGCCGCGGAACGAGGCGCTGGAGCGGGACCTGGACCCGGAGTTCAAGCGCTTCCTGCTGGAGCCGCGCAACCTCAGGTCGCTGCAGGCGCTGCTGCTCTACCACGTCCTCCCCTCGCGCCTGCCCTCCGACTCCTGGCCCGCGGCGTCCCACCCCACGCTGTCCGGCGAGGAGGTCGAGCTCGGCGCCGGCATGCGCGTCGGCCACGCCGCCGTCACGCGCCCGGACGCCGTGCTCAGGCCCGACGGGGTCATCCACGGCATCGAGCGCCTCCTCGTGCCGCGCTCCGTGCAGGAGGACTTCAACCGCCGCCGCAGCCTCGCGGCGATCTCGGCCGTGCTGCCCACGGGCGCGCCCGAGGTGGACCCCAGGACGCACCGCCTCAAGAAGCCCGCGCCGCCGGTGGCCCCCGGCGCGCCCCCCGTGCTCCCGGTCTGGGACGCCATGGCGCCCGGCCCCTCCATCGCCCCCGCGCCGGCGCCTGGCCCGGGCTCCGGGAAGCACCACTTCGACGGCCACAGCCAGGTCAAGGACTTCATCCAGACGCTGCTCCTCTACGGCGGCTACAACGAGCTCGCCGACATCCTCGTCAACCTCACCTCCCTCGCCACCGAGATGGGCCGCCTCGTCTCCGAGGGCTACGTCCTCACCGTGCTCGCCCCCAACGACGAGGCCATGGCGCGCCTCACCACGGACCAGCTCAGCGAGCCCGGCTCGCCCGAGAACATCCTCTACTACCACATGATCCCCGAGTACCAGACCGAGGAGTCCATGTACAACGCCGTGCGCCGCTTCGGCAAGGTGCGCTACGACACGCTGCGCCTGCCGCACAAGGTCGTGGCGCGGGAGGCCGACGGCTCCGTCAAGTTCGGCCAGGGCGAGGGCTCCGCCTACCTCTTCGACCCGGACATCTACACCGACGGGAGGATCTCCGTGCAGGGCATCGACGCCGTGCTGTTCGCGCCGGACGACACCAAGGCCACGCAGACAGCCGACCCTAACAGGAAGCCTCCCGCCATCGTCACCCACAAGAAGAAGATCAAGCTCCGGCGAG GCAAGTTGTTAGAGGCGACGTGCCAGATGGCCGGGCTCTTCGGTCAGCGATCGCGATTCGCGAGCTGCCAGTAG